From one Catellatospora sp. IY07-71 genomic stretch:
- a CDS encoding carbohydrate ABC transporter permease, translating into MSTAQKGARVHRAGATPYLYLAPAVVLFTLFVAAPIGYTAYLSMRRVKFSGLGLGKNSRTEIFAGLDNYRAAVADGEFWAGWLRVLGYAGLVLTLMLGLALVFALLLDSARVRLARFSRIAIFLPYAVPGVVATLLWGFLYLPSLSPIHATLRAFGVENVDLLDPSTVLFSMVNVAIWGGTGFNMLVLYTQLRAIPRDYYEAARIDGAGELAIALRVKVPMLAPALVLTTVFSIIATIQVFTEPMTLRPISNAVSSTWSPLMKVYTDAFINGDLYSAAATSLVIAVISVVPSLLFMRLVRRQAFGEER; encoded by the coding sequence ATGTCCACGGCACAGAAGGGCGCCCGCGTACACCGCGCGGGCGCCACCCCCTACCTGTACCTGGCCCCGGCGGTCGTGCTGTTCACGCTGTTCGTGGCCGCGCCGATCGGCTACACGGCCTACCTGAGCATGCGCCGGGTCAAGTTCTCCGGCCTGGGCCTGGGCAAGAACTCGCGCACCGAGATCTTCGCCGGGCTGGACAACTACCGGGCCGCCGTCGCCGACGGCGAGTTCTGGGCGGGCTGGCTGCGCGTGCTCGGGTACGCCGGGCTGGTGCTGACCCTGATGCTGGGGCTGGCGCTGGTGTTCGCGCTGCTGCTGGACTCGGCCCGGGTGCGGCTGGCCCGCTTCTCCCGCATCGCGATCTTCCTGCCGTACGCGGTGCCGGGCGTGGTCGCCACCCTGCTCTGGGGCTTCCTCTACCTGCCCAGCCTGAGCCCGATCCACGCCACGCTGCGCGCGTTCGGGGTGGAGAACGTGGACCTGCTCGACCCGAGCACGGTGCTGTTCTCGATGGTCAACGTCGCGATCTGGGGCGGCACCGGGTTCAACATGCTGGTCCTCTACACGCAGCTGCGGGCCATCCCCCGCGACTACTACGAGGCGGCCCGCATCGACGGGGCGGGCGAGCTGGCCATCGCGCTGCGGGTCAAGGTGCCGATGCTGGCCCCGGCGCTGGTGCTGACCACGGTGTTCTCCATCATCGCGACCATCCAGGTGTTCACCGAGCCGATGACGCTGCGGCCCATCTCGAATGCGGTCAGCTCCACCTGGAGCCCGCTGATGAAGGTGTACACGGACGCGTTCATCAACGGCGACCTCTACTCGGCGGCGGCCACCTCGCTGGTCATCGCGGTGATCTCGGTGGTGCCGTCGCTGCTGTTCATGCGGCTGGTGCGCCGCCAGGCGTTCGGGGAGGAAAGATGA